A window of Steroidobacteraceae bacterium genomic DNA:
CTGTCACTGCAGGGCACCCGTACCCAGGAATTGATCGCTGAACCCGGGCCCGGCGTCGCTCCTTACGACTGCGTAGGGTATTTCTCGTCCTCCTGTGCAAATCTCACCAACGGCGGACCGACACCCAAGTGGCGACACCGTGCGCGCATCGGCTGGAATACGCCATGGAGCGGTATCGACCTGGCCCTGTCATGGCGCTACATCGGATCGGCCAAGACATTCAGGAATGATCCCACGATCATCGACTATGAATTCCCGGCATTCAGTTATTTTGATCTGTCAGGTAGCTGGACCGTGAGCGACAAGATCGATGTGCGGCTCGGCATCAACAATCTGTTGGACAAGAATCCACCAGTCAGTGCAAACGTCGGTACGACCGGCAACGGCAATACTTATCCGCAAACCTACGAGGCCTTGGGACGATTCATCTTCACATCGGCCACAGTAAGGTTCTGATCGGCGTTGCGGGCTGTAGGGGCGGCAACGGCGGCCGTGGGCATCGGTGTACAGCGGGTGGTCGGTCTGGCTCAATCGAGCTGACGACCATCCGCTGCGCGGCGGTCGCCCTTCGCGGACCATCGAGATGACAGGGTCATGGTCCGATCGCCGCGCGACTGACCGCACCTGCGGAGAACGAAAAGCACAAAGCGCAGCTGCATCGCCCTGAAGTGCGGTACGGTCGCAGCCTGGGAATCCTGCCCACGGTGACGATATGCCTGTCTTGCCAGTCAACATGAATGGATCGGCAATCGAAGTGCCGGCAGCGCAACCGAACCCGGCGACGTGGTGTACGATCCAGGATACCGCTCGCAAGAAGCGACCACACAAATGAGCCGCACTGGCAACCTCAGGCTATTCATTGGCGCAAGCGCTGCGACGATCGGTTTGACAGGCTGCGCCGACAGCACGCGAGTCGAATTGCAAGGCGAAGCGGCACTGGTTTTGCCCGGTGTAGTGTCATCCTCGTATTCCGAGGTACGCCTTGCAATCAGCCCTGATGGGCGCTCGGCGGCTTGGGGCAGCACGAATCGACCGGGTGGTCGGGGCGGCTGGGACATCTGGTTATCGAGCAAACGCCGTGATGGCACATGGAGCACACCAACGGTTGCCCCATTCTGTTCCGCCGCCAATGATTTTGACCCTGCATTTTCTCCCGACGGCAGAGCCTTGTATTTCTTCTCCAATCGCGCCGGCGGATTCGGCGGCGATGACATCTACAGGGTCAGCTTCGACGGTACGCGTTGGGGCAACCCCGTAAATCTGGGCCCGAACGTCAACAGCTCCGGAGATGAATGGGCGCCTGTCGTATCACCCGATGGACAGAGACTTCTCTTCGCGAGCAACGGTCGAGGCGGCCGTGGACGGCACGATCTATTCACCGCGCGCCTTCAAAATGACGGCTTCACCCTGGCCGTTCCTGTACCTGGCATCGTGAATACCACTGCCGATGAATTTGACGGTACCTGGCTCGCAGACGGGCGAACCATCGTCTTCGCTCGCGCGCCGAATCTTGAGAAGGACCAGATCAATCTTTACGTTGCTTACGAATCAAGCGGAAGCTACGCTGCCGAGGGCAAACTGTCGCTCAGTGTCAACACTGCGTCCACGGACACATTGGGCCCGGCCATCGATCCATCGCGACCGTTGCGCTTGCTCTTCTCAGGATCACGCAGCGAGAAAAGCACGGGACAAATGGACATTTTTGAAATTGACTATCGTTTCGTGCCGCCTCACCGCCAACTAAAGTAAATGCAATGCGTACTTCACTTTTGGTTCTTGTTTCATGAGCAAACACCGTGTCTATACAATAAGCGTAGCGAGCGTTTACCCGCATTACGTGGCGAAAGCAGAGCGAAAAGGGCGCACGAAAGCAGAGGTCGATCAGATCATCCGGTGGTTGACGGGCTATAGCCAAAAACAATTGGAGACCGAACTCAAGAAAAAAACCGACTTTGAGACATTTTTTTCCAAGGCACCGCGAATGAATCCATTACGCTCGCAAATTACCGGTGTCATTTGTGGCGTCCGCGTCGAAGAAATCATTGAGCCGACCATGCGGGAAATTCGTTACCTCGACAAGCTAGTCGACGAATTGGCGAAGGGCAAGAGCATGGACAAGATTCTGCGGGTCAGCAGATAGGCTGTCGCTGCCGAAGTGGCGTAATCACCACTCATTGCGAAAATTCATATTGTGGGTCGCGGACAGAGCGGTGGCCAGGATTCCCGCGCATCGCGCCTCCAAACAAATAGTTCACCTGATAGCGGACCTCTGGAATTGCGGGAAAATAGCAAGTTGCCGGCTGGCGACAGCAGTGGACCCACCTCGTCGGCGTCGGCATTCACGGCGCGAGGCAGTCGCCGTCGCGGCTGCCACCCATCACTTGTCTTTAGCGACTCGTACAAACCAGATGCCGCCATAATGATCATGCGTGACCCATCCGACGAGATTTCAGCCTCATATTCATCCTCGGCCGAATTGATATTCGGCCCGAGATTTTCAACGCGCCATTGACCGTTTTCGATCAGAGCGCGCCAGATATCCGTCCTGCCGAGCCCGCCCGGCCTTCCCGATCCAAAATATAGCCAGCCGTCGGCTGCAATCCTCGGAAACCACTCCTGCTGCGCGCTATTGACTGGCACTGGCAAGCGCCGGGGCTCACCCCAATTGCCGGCTGGATCCCGATCGACTCGCCATATGTCGAGGTCCTTGCGGTCGACTCCATCGGTCGAGCGGGTAGAAATGAAATACAGGGATGAGCCGTCACGGGTGAACCATGGATCGGCTTCAACGCCGTCGCCCGCAAATGACGGGTCACGCGGCGCCTCCCAACCATCGTGCCCGCAAGGTGCGACCAGTATTCGCCAATGGTCGAATGACCGTGTGCTACGCACGAAATACAGATCGCTTGTGCGCGGGTCGAACGCAGGATGCGACTCGAATTGCGCGCTCGAGACACCATTTGGCTGCCAGGCCTCCACGCTGCCTGCAAAGTCTTTGTAGCAGCCGGAACAGCTGATGCCAGCCAGCACGAACGGGAGTAGACGCAGCGCTATTGTGCGCGCGGACGCCATATGGCGGATAATCATCGGATGCGCCTCAAGAAGCCGAACATGACAGCGACCTTACCGTCATCACCACCGGCAAATCGTCGGAATCGACCCCCGGTTTGAAGGTATGCGCCAACGCAGCCTCGATGAACGTGATCTCGCACTGCTCGCGCGGCTGCGCTTGAACGCGCGCGAGTCCCTGACGCGATTGTCCCTCGCTATTGGTCTTTCACGCAGCGCGCTGCAGGAGCGACTGCGGCGCCTCGAGCGCGACGGTGTGATCGAGCGTTACACCATCGTGACGAGAAGCGCGACGGACGATCGCGTCCGGGCCTGGCTCACCGTGCGCCTGCAGCCTGGCGTCAAATGTGCTCAGGTGGCCCCACAGATCCTGCGACAGACTGCCGTGGTGACCTGCCACGCGCTTGCCGGCGACATCGATTTGTTGGTTCTGATCAACGCGGTCGATGTCGGCACACTGTCGAAATGCCGCGAACTCGTGGCTGCGCTTCCTGGTGTGGCCGCCGTTGAGACACATCCGGTGCTCGCGTCTTATCTGGAACCGGTTTCCAAAAGTGAGCGTCGATAACGTCGCTGGTGAACCGCAATCCCCCGAATCTTGTCGACTTTTTCAATGCCGTCCGCGACCCAGCCGTCACGCCGATAGAATTGCTCGGCTCGTTCATTTCCAACAACCACCCACAGTTCGGCCTCGTGGCAACCCAGTTGCACCAACCGCTCGCGCGCCGCCCCCACCAAGGCGCGCCCGCATCCCTGCCCCCAGAGATCCGGATCAACATAAAGCGCGCTCAGCCGTCCCGCGCATCCACATGCATGAGCGGATACGGTTGCAAAGCCAAGGACTCTTTCGCCCTCGAGCGCAACCAGTGTTGTCGGCTTCGTGCGGTCGCCTGGCGAGAAGTCGTAGCGCTTGGCCCAGTCCCGCGGCTGGAGGGAGGAAAGATACGATTCTGGCATGAGGCCCCGGTAGGCCATTTGCCATGCTCGCACATGAAGCTCGGCGACCGCTTGAACATCGGCTTCGTTTGCTGGTCTCAAGTCATATGTAGTGGCCATGGCGCGAGATTTTCGTATGAAATCGTCGTTCATGAAGGTCGGCCGTGTCGCAATCGCATGGTTCCGGCCCGCAATACTCTTCACTGTGCCGCTGTTCTCTCAGGGAGCGGGTGCCGTCACTCTCGTGCATGTGCACGGTCGCATACCGATCGATGGACGGCCCCTGCTCTATTTCGAGGCACACGGTGCGCCGACGAGTCGCGCCCTCCTGGTCTGGGTGCATGGTGGCCCGGGCGGCCCTGAACGCCCCCTGTTCCGGTACTTCCACCGTGAGCTCGAGAACACCGGACTCGTAATTTATTATGATCAACGCGGCACGGCGCGCTCGTCCGATTCGAACGCTGACACGCGGTTGCTGACGATTCATCGCCACCTGGACGACCTGCATGCAGTGTTGCGCTACGCAAGTGAGCACTGGCCATCCCGGCCACTGATTCTGGTTGGCCATTCCTGGGGTGCCGCATTGTCGTTGTTGTATGCGAAGCGACCAGGGCAATTGGCGACGGCCGTTGTTGCCGTAGCGCCGCAAGTCGCAACGCAAGCCCAGCGAGCCCGGGAGTACGCTTTTGATCTGGCTGAGGCGAGGCGACTGGCCGACCGCGGTAACGAGACGCGGCTCCTGCAGCTCGGGCCGCCGCCGTATGAGGATTCTGTCGCTGTATTGAAGCTCGGGAAAATAACGGATGCCTTGCATGGCATTGAATTCAAGCCCTTGCCGCACATGCGCATTGCGGTTGCCGGTATCGCGCAAGGCCTTGTTCGCCCCTGGGAATTGCCGAACTATTTCCGAGCCAATGACATCAGTCTCCAGGTCATGCATCGCGAACTGGAATCGCTCGATCTGCGCGAACAGGCAGGCACGCTTCCGATTCCTGTCTACTTTTTTCTAGGTCGCCACGACCATCACGCCGATCCAAGCATTGCCGAGCAATACTTTGAACAATTGGATGCGCCGCGGAAAGGCTTGATCTACTTTGAGCAATCGGCTCATGAAATTCCCTTCGAGCAGCCGGAGCAATTTCGCCGCCAGCTCGAAATTATACTCAATGAGCTTGACGCAGCGGACGTGGCTCCGCAGTGATTTCCAGTGGCAAATCGAATATTTCGAATAGCGCGGCATCCACGAACAGTGCCAACGACGAGATTTGCGCGCCATCGAAGGTCAACAAATGGAGCGCATTGGCAGCCCACTTGTTCTCTGCACCCGTGTACTGGTAGGCGGCAAATCCGGCCTGCCCATTGCCGGCGATCGGCACCAGTCGCAAGCCCTTGCACTGTGTCCAGGCCATCGAGAAGAAGTCCACGATCGCTTTTCGTCCAGCGAACCATTCGCGCCATGGCGGCATGATTGCGGTCGCGTCCTCCTTCAAGAGTGCCGCAAGCCCAGCCGCGTCATGACTTTCCCACGCCTCCAGATAGCGCGCCAGCAGCGCATCATGCTGACCATGCCGGGCGTGATCCAGAGGTGCGCTCGCGTTTGAATGCCGTCGCGCAAGTGACTCACGCGCGCGTTGCAAGCCGCTGTTGACTGAGGCAACGCTCGAACCCAGCAGACCTGCCACTTCGCTCGCCGTGAAGCCGAGCACGTCGCATAACAAGAGAATCGCGCGCTGCCGCGCTGGCAGATCCTGAATCGCAGCGATGAAGGCCAGTCGCACGGATTCATTGGTTGAGTACCGCATTTCGGGCGTCGGTGCTTCGTCTTTCACGTCCAGGAAATAGTGACTCGGAATGGGTCCGAGCCAGGGAATGTCCATTGCCGGCTCGCCTGGGGGCTTCGGCAATACCGATGGTCCGACTTGATCCGGCAAATAGCGTCGACTGCGCTTGCGCGCTTGCAGCGCGTTGAGACAGGCGTTGGTGGCGATGCGATAAAGCCATGGACGTATCGACGTCGCGCGATCGAAGTCGTTGAAACTACGCCATGCGCGCAGATAGGTTTCCTGTACGAGATCCTCCGCCTCGTGCACGGATCCGAGCATACGATAGCAGTGCAGTCGCAAATCGCGACGCAATGGTTCCGCCAGCTGTTGAAAAATCTCATGCGAACCGGTCGTCGCCGCGCGGGCGCGGCCTTTGACTTCACCTTGTTTCACCGGCTTCATTGGAAATCCCAGTCTGTCATTCCTTCACCTCGTTCGACCAGATTTTTCAAGCTCTGCGTTACAAGCGTTTCCCAGGAACTTGCACACGCGCCGTAGCACTCGAGCTCGGGTGTCAGACCGCGATGGGCGAAGCTGAGTTCCGTGCCGTTTGCCTTTTGACGCAGGTCAAAGATGATCCGCGTGCCATCCCATTCGGATTTGTCATTCAGGAAGTTGAGTTGGGACGCGGTAACATCCCACACCAGACGCTCCCCAGGGATTTGCTCGGCCACCCGCTGCGTACTGCTGTGAAGTTCGCGGTATTTGTAAGTAAACGTCTCGCCGATGCGATCAGTTGCCCCCGCAAACTGCCCGGGCCACCAGTCACGGACACGCGTTATGGCGTCGTACACTTCCTTGGGCGGCGCATCGATCTGCACGGTCGTTCGGTAGTCGTTTGAGTTCATGTTAACTGCTCCTGGGTCGGCTTGGAGGACTCGAGTCGCTAACCAACTACGGTCAATTCGGCGCAGAGATACACAGATCGCTTCGCGCATCACAGAGATCGTGAAGGAGCTCTGACTCAGTGGTTAGAATGTTTGCTTTCTCGGACTCGCCAAGCACCTGAATTACATAGCTTTGTTCGGCAATGCCTTCCTTGAAGATGAACGGAAAGGCGATGTCGACGCCGGGGCGCGCCCCAAGATCCCGATCCGAAATATTGGGTGCGTAGAACATGACATGCGGCATGGGCATGGTGTGTACGTTCATGTCGGGAAGCATCCAGGTGCGCATGATGGGTGCGATCATGTAGGACACACCGGGCCCTGGCGTCTGGTACTCCCGGCTCTGGTAGCGCCGCTCTATTTCTGCCTTGACCGCAGCCGCGGACTTTCCGTTGGCCCGAAGCTCCGCGACTTCGCGAATGACCTTCAGATAGGTCCTCGCTCCTGCCGCGTCGTAACACAACGGCACGAAAACGTCGTCACGGTATTCGGCATGTTCCCATGCCGTCCGTTCGACAAGACATTCAACGCCGCTGGATCCCTGCCGGGCCACGCGATAACCCTTGGTAACGTCGAGCACATAGACAGTAGCAGCGCCGCGAAGTGCAGGCGGTGCAGCGCTCAATGCAAAGCGGATTTCCAGCGCTGGGGGCAGCGGGTTGAGCCCGCCATCCGGAGCGCCCGCCAGCGCTGTGGCAATCCCGCCACCTGAAGCGAAAGCCAATGCGGCAGCGATACGAAACAAGAACTTGGCCTGCATGATCATCTCCTTGGAACCTTGGAAAGGCGCGATTGCGCGCTCCCTTGGTGTATACAACCGCGGTGGGCCACCAAACTCATCGGTGGCGGGCATTGGTTTACAGTACCCAAGACCGGCGAAACGTCGGAGTGGGCCGGCATTTCGTCCCTGCTGGCGAACCGAGAGCACATTCACGCGCTGTTTTGGCAGAGGAGTAGTCCTGCCTTGGAGGCGCTTGGCGCTTGGTGAACGTCCATTTCGGGCCACGAACATGTGAAAATGAAAGACGCATGACTCACCACACCCGCCGAGACTTCCTTGCCCATGCTGCTGCGGTTGGCGCGACCCTGGCATGGGCGAGACCAGCAGCAGCCCGGGGCGCACGCAAATGGCGGGAGCGCCGCGATCTTTATCCGGAAGGCGTTGCGTCCGGCGATCCCGAGCCTGACAGCGTCGTGCTCTGGACCCGGCGGCCGTTCGCACAGGGCGATCACGCCGTGCTGACGGCCGAGGTCGCGCTCGATGCCGATTTTCGCAACGTGGTCGCAACAGCGCGCGCGCCCGTGCTGGCCGAATCGGATTGGACGTGTCGGGTGTTAGCCGCGCATCTCAAACCCGCAACGGTCTACTGGTACCGCTTCATCGACGATCAGGGGAACGGGAGCCGCATCGGCCGCACCATCACTGCGCCCGCGCTCGACGACTCACGTCCTGTCCGGTTCGCGTTCGTTTCCTGCCAAAGCGTGAACGAGGGCAAGCAGAATGCGTGGCGCCGCATGCTGTGGGAGGATCAGCACGCGCCTGCCGGTCGTCGTCTTGATTTCGTCCTTCACCTGGGTGATTTCATTTATGAGGTCGTCGAATACCCTGAGGACATTGCGCACCGGTATGACCGCACGGTCAATGACATCGGCCGCATACCCGACGGGCGCAAAGTGGGGAATTTCCACGTGCCGACAACGGTCGACGGCTATCGCATGGTGTATCGCGCACATATCGCTGATGCGGACATACAGAACGCGCGCGCCTGGTTTCCATTTGTCTGCATCGGGGACAACCACGAATTCTCATGGCAGGGCTGGCAGAGCACGATAAAGTACAGTGGCAGGTCCGAACCCGCGCAGCCATTGCGCGTGGCGGCCAACCAGGCCTGGTGGGAATTCATCCCATCGCGTGTCACCAAGGCGTCGGGCCCCGGCCTGGATCGGTTCGCACCGCCCCGGGTGCAAGTGGCACCGATCGAACGCATGGATGCCGATGGCCTTGGTGACGAGCCGAACAATCGCATCGCAATCAGCAGCATGAAGGCCTATCGCTCGATGCGATTCGGTCGACACGTCGATCTTCTGCTGACGGACATGCACAGCTTCACGATGGAGGACCCCTCTTCGCAGCCTGGCGCCGACGCCCTGCAATCGGAGGACTTCCCGCTTTTCTTTCCAGAAGAAGCGATGAAAGTGCTCGATGGCGGTAAAGCGTTCGCCGGTGGGAATGCGCCGGACTCCATTGCCTTCGGCGGCAAGGCCGTGCCCAATTTTCGCAGGAACGAGCCGCCGATTACGCTACTCGGACGCGAACAGAAGGCCTGGTTCAAACGCACACTTGCCGAGTCGAAGGCGACCTGGAAGATCTGGGGTGCGTCAAATGGCACGCTCGACATGCGCACTGATCCGCAAAATCTGCCTGCGGGTGTTGCCAAGACCAACTGGCCCGGCAATGGCTATGCCTGTTTCGGTGGCGGCGACCTCGGCGGAATGTACATGGAGCGCGCGGAGCTCTACGACTTCATTCGCGACCACGAGATTGACGGATTCGTTACGGTTTCTGGCGATCGCCACAGCTTCTGGGCAGGCTATGCCGCGAAGGCCCTGCCACCTGACTCCTTCGAACCGATTGGCGTGGCTTTCATCACAGGATCCATCTCAGCGCCGGGGCTCGCCGAAGCGATGGAGCACGGACTCAAGGAGCATCCA
This region includes:
- a CDS encoding alpha/beta fold hydrolase translates to MKSSFMKVGRVAIAWFRPAILFTVPLFSQGAGAVTLVHVHGRIPIDGRPLLYFEAHGAPTSRALLVWVHGGPGGPERPLFRYFHRELENTGLVIYYDQRGTARSSDSNADTRLLTIHRHLDDLHAVLRYASEHWPSRPLILVGHSWGAALSLLYAKRPGQLATAVVAVAPQVATQAQRAREYAFDLAEARRLADRGNETRLLQLGPPPYEDSVAVLKLGKITDALHGIEFKPLPHMRIAVAGIAQGLVRPWELPNYFRANDISLQVMHRELESLDLREQAGTLPIPVYFFLGRHDHHADPSIAEQYFEQLDAPRKGLIYFEQSAHEIPFEQPEQFRRQLEIILNELDAADVAPQ
- a CDS encoding SRPBCC domain-containing protein; the protein is MNSNDYRTTVQIDAPPKEVYDAITRVRDWWPGQFAGATDRIGETFTYKYRELHSSTQRVAEQIPGERLVWDVTASQLNFLNDKSEWDGTRIIFDLRQKANGTELSFAHRGLTPELECYGACASSWETLVTQSLKNLVERGEGMTDWDFQ
- a CDS encoding DUF2200 domain-containing protein produces the protein MSKHRVYTISVASVYPHYVAKAERKGRTKAEVDQIIRWLTGYSQKQLETELKKKTDFETFFSKAPRMNPLRSQITGVICGVRVEEIIEPTMREIRYLDKLVDELAKGKSMDKILRVSR
- a CDS encoding alkaline phosphatase D family protein; its protein translation is MTHHTRRDFLAHAAAVGATLAWARPAAARGARKWRERRDLYPEGVASGDPEPDSVVLWTRRPFAQGDHAVLTAEVALDADFRNVVATARAPVLAESDWTCRVLAAHLKPATVYWYRFIDDQGNGSRIGRTITAPALDDSRPVRFAFVSCQSVNEGKQNAWRRMLWEDQHAPAGRRLDFVLHLGDFIYEVVEYPEDIAHRYDRTVNDIGRIPDGRKVGNFHVPTTVDGYRMVYRAHIADADIQNARAWFPFVCIGDNHEFSWQGWQSTIKYSGRSEPAQPLRVAANQAWWEFIPSRVTKASGPGLDRFAPPRVQVAPIERMDADGLGDEPNNRIAISSMKAYRSMRFGRHVDLLLTDMHSFTMEDPSSQPGADALQSEDFPLFFPEEAMKVLDGGKAFAGGNAPDSIAFGGKAVPNFRRNEPPITLLGREQKAWFKRTLAESKATWKIWGASNGTLDMRTDPQNLPAGVAKTNWPGNGYACFGGGDLGGMYMERAELYDFIRDHEIDGFVTVSGDRHSFWAGYAAKALPPDSFEPIGVAFITGSISAPGLAEAMEHGLKEHPLRELFAVERAGGTYEATINLTLKHGVRSALEYARSGDIAAARRVTNPDNAPHLEFIDMGGHGYSVLTADAKGVTTEFVCIPRPVKSAPTADGGPLRYRVVHSAQHWRAGERPIINRQLLEGDIPLLI
- a CDS encoding RNA polymerase subunit sigma-70 produces the protein MKQGEVKGRARAATTGSHEIFQQLAEPLRRDLRLHCYRMLGSVHEAEDLVQETYLRAWRSFNDFDRATSIRPWLYRIATNACLNALQARKRSRRYLPDQVGPSVLPKPPGEPAMDIPWLGPIPSHYFLDVKDEAPTPEMRYSTNESVRLAFIAAIQDLPARQRAILLLCDVLGFTASEVAGLLGSSVASVNSGLQRARESLARRHSNASAPLDHARHGQHDALLARYLEAWESHDAAGLAALLKEDATAIMPPWREWFAGRKAIVDFFSMAWTQCKGLRLVPIAGNGQAGFAAYQYTGAENKWAANALHLLTFDGAQISSLALFVDAALFEIFDLPLEITAEPRPLRQAH
- a CDS encoding Lrp/AsnC family transcriptional regulator, yielding MRQRSLDERDLALLARLRLNARESLTRLSLAIGLSRSALQERLRRLERDGVIERYTIVTRSATDDRVRAWLTVRLQPGVKCAQVAPQILRQTAVVTCHALAGDIDLLVLINAVDVGTLSKCRELVAALPGVAAVETHPVLASYLEPVSKSERR
- a CDS encoding GNAT family N-acetyltransferase, whose product is MNDDFIRKSRAMATTYDLRPANEADVQAVAELHVRAWQMAYRGLMPESYLSSLQPRDWAKRYDFSPGDRTKPTTLVALEGERVLGFATVSAHACGCAGRLSALYVDPDLWGQGCGRALVGAARERLVQLGCHEAELWVVVGNERAEQFYRRDGWVADGIEKVDKIRGIAVHQRRYRRSLLETGSR